The sequence CTGGATGTTCagctttaatatttttatcatgtttaagcacatttctaatgtctatctatctatctatctatctatctatctatctatctatctatctatctatctatctatctatctatctctctatctctctatctatctatctatctatctatctatctatctatctatctatctatctatctatctatctatctatccatctatccatctatccatctatccatctatccatctatccatctatccgtctgtctgtctgtctgtctgtctgtctgtctgtcgttctatctatccatccatccatccatccatccgtcgttctatccatccatccatccatctatccgttgttctactatctatctatctatctatctatctatctatctatctatctatctatctatctatctatctatctatctatctatctatctatctatctatctatctatctgtctatctgtctgtctgtcgttctatctatccatccatccatctatccgtcgttccatccatccatccatccatccatccatccatccatccatccatccatccatccatccatctatccatccatccatccatccgtagttctatctatctatctatctatctatctatctatctatctatctatctatctatctatctatctatctatctatctatctatctatctatctatctatctatctatctatctatctatctatctatctatctatctatctatccaaaacacttattaaaaatagtatatattttatCAGGTACTTGCAGCATCAGAGCATCATGGCAATGCAATATTGCTATTAAATTATTGAAACACTAAAGTAAAGTGGTGGACTTCAAGGAAACATTTCAGCTGACTCTTTCATTCTTCCCAGACTTACGAGGACCAGCACAGCAGCGAAGAGGAGGgagatgaggaagaggaggagagtgAGGACGGAGAGGAGGAAGACGACATCACCAGCGCAGAGTCGGACAGCAGCGAGGATGAGGCCGGAGAACAGGAGGACCAGCAGGGCTCCAGCAGACAGCAGCAGCTGGAGTGGGACGACTCCACTCTCACCTACTGATCCACACAGTACACACTACtacaatcacaaacacacacactcacacaaacacaactaTAAAGCCACCCCTCACAGTCACATCCCTCTGCCAATAGGGACGCCCGTGTTCCCCCTACCCAAGGAGCCATGCGTATAAGCGCAGatatatgtacaatataaaaGCGAATATATCCGGTGTCTGTCGTGACAGGTGTTGCAGTCCGCTTCATTCCCACCCGCTGAGGCTTCCCTAATGACATCATATTGTGGTGGTATTCAGTGTAGTATAGTATCACAGCTATCTCAATACAACTTCCTAATTTATTCAGCCTTTTTCTGGAATTTTGGCCTACGTTTGCATTTTCCACTCTTCTTTTTTTCTCCGGAAATGAGTTACTGTGTACTCCACATATTGCACCATGAGGTTTTAGGGTTGATTTGCTCTGAGGATGCTTTCCGATGACTTTTCCTTTTTCCCTCTTTATATTGCATGGCAAGATTTGCAATCATGGGTATGGAAGAATACAACCGCTTTTTGATATTTTGTAAATAAGACCATGTAATTAGTCAGTGTGTTAGTGAAAGCCTAACCAGCGGTTTCCGGTATCTTAAAAAAAAAGGCACAGTGTACCTGCTGTAGAATATTTATGTCAGATGCTCTTAGCATGTTTCAGAAAACTTCGGTAAATCTCACGCTCGTACAAAAAAAGACGTCCGCTTCACGGAGAGAAACCCATGACTGAGGCTGAGGTTTCTGTGGCAAAGTGTCGTTCATTTTGTCTTTTCTCTTGGAGGTGGGTGCGTGCGCATCTTTTCCTTTCATTCCGTTTGGTTTCGTATTGTCGAGTTGGTTCAGTGCTTTACATATGCTAATTTTAGCTGGGCTTGCAATGGCACAAATGCTACACCAAGGCTTCAATGTTTTAAATCCAGTGACTAATAATCACATTCAGGTGATGAATATAcggttgttgttatttgttttgttttcttcttcttcgCGTGGTACTGTATGTTGTACAGTTTAGGCACACTGCAGTTATTTAAGCCATTCTGAAGTGATAGTGCTTGTATTTTCTGTCATAAATAATAGAGATCAATTTGGAATCACGGTACGCACTCTCATAACCCAGTCTGAATAACATTTATGACTGAAATGATGTGGAAAAAATGGGTGTGCTGGTGATTATCGACAATGTGAGCATTGCAACAGACTTCAGTTGCTGAAGTGCAGGCTTAAGATGCTCAGTTACATAACGGgggtttatttttgttatatataattCAGGATTaaagagagttcacccaaaaaccgTCTTCATTAACTCTTCACTTGTTTCAGACTTACTTTgaaggatattttgaagattgtttgCAACCAAACAGCTAGCGGTAGCCATTGATTTGTCTagttaccagcattcttcaaaatatcttgtttttattcatacaggtttggaacaatttgAGAAAATgccctttttgggtgaactcttcctTTAACCCACATGATTCTAGTCATTTCGAAGCCCCTAAAAGCATAACAAGGGCTATTTTGCCTATCACAGCACGTTAAAAGAATGAACTTCAACTCTTTCAACTATTTTTGCAGTATGGCCGCTAGATTTTATTGTACATGGAACTGTACTGCAGAGttgtgtaaagatatttgtttacatttggtAAACTTTTATTCCTTTGTTTTTTGGGTGACGCTATCAATCTACTCCAGATTTGCAGGTCATTTCTCCTGGTAGTCGCTCTCAGAATCGTACCATCATTTCATTTCCTTACTGTGATTGGGCATTTCGGGATGCACCCCCCTCCGAAAGTGGTCAGTTATTGGGGAAAACACTATTCCGCTCCCATTGGGCTTGAAAAAGAATGTCAGTTATTTAGGAGATTGTACATTGACTGATTGTTTCGTAAAAGACGGATGTGAAGCTTTAGGGTACTGCATTCAGTTCCTTCTTCGTTTTGTTTACATGCATGTCTGTTCTCAGTTTAAAGCCTAAATATGTGGCGGTGATTGGTGGATCGAAAATTATTTTATGTCATGTCAGAAAAGGTACAAAGTCAATGAGAAGGTCTATTTTTGTGACCCCTTTATTAGTAGGCGTTTTATCAGGTCCCCTTTCAAAAATTGaggttttaagaaataataaataagcaagtGAATAAATAATGGTCCATAATTCAGCTGGTGGAGTTGGGAGTGCCTTTTGCCTATCACAGCGCATTAATAACACAACTAACCAAACACTCATCCATGCCATTTTTTTTAGTtctttacaattttttaattatttaatcttaGATTTGGTACAGGTATGGGGAAGTGATTTTATTCAATTCTGTTTGTTATTTTCGTAACCATAGGGATCAACAGCTAGTTTTATCAAGAGTGGACGTTTTAATTGTCCTGCATAGATGTCTCGTGTTCATGTCGATGTGTATAGAAAATAGATCCATACTGTTATCATCAATAAATATTGTACTAAATCCTGTTTGAGGAGATTCACTTTGAAAAgatgtacattattattataataggcTGCATATATGTGTATAGTGAAAGGTGTATTTCCTGAAAACGCTGTGAAGGGCAGCATGAAATTCACGAGGAGCCAAAACATGACCGTTTCTCACTCAAATGTAATAGTCGCTCACGGTGTATTGGAGACGTTTGATCGATGTAGACCATTCCATGAGACCAAATTCAGTAGAATCAATGTTTGTACTGAAagatttagaaataaaataaaaatcgcacAATTGTTTCTATCTTCCCTCCTTTTCCCCTGATGCAAATATATTCATCTGCAGGTTCTCAAGGGAAAACGATGTGATTTTAAGACACCGACGCAGAAACTTTCCATATTAAACAAGCAGTTTGTGCTGGATGTGAACCGCTGCGAATGGTTGCAGTCTTATCGGggcattgttttgtttgtttttttgcatgtgtaACACAGATCTGAATATTTGCTGTAAACTGGCACATGGACGTGTGTGTTCGGAGTGGTGTAGATGGCGATATACTACTGAATCAAAGATTATCTGTCACAGATTCGCAGCCTTCGGTGGTCATTGTTcacgtttttggatttttttttttgctctagaAATGAAACATGGGGATGTCGTAGAACTGTTGGATGCTGCCTTCCAGCTCATTCACTTTTCTATTATTCCGAGGAATAATTGTAGTGAAGTTGATGCTTGCTCATGAACAAAATAAAGGATGAGATGGGAATAAAGCTGTGTTGGAGAGCAAATTATTGGCATTTTATTAATGATAGTTATGCGTAGTTTCTGTCATTGTGCATTTTTACCTGAGTACAAACATGATTTTTATACtgctgtaataatatatatacagtgcatccggacagtattcatagcgcttcactttttctgttttttttatgttacggtcttattctaaaatggattaaattcgtttatttcctcaaaattctacacacaataccccataatgacaatgtgaaaaaaaggtttattgaaattgttgcaaatttattaaaaataaaacacctgaaaaatcacatgtatatcagtattcacagtctttgctcaatacttttgtagatgcacctttggcagcaaatacagcctcaagtctttttgaatatgatgccataagctttgcagtacctctcaagctctatcaagaTGGATGGGatcgatgtacagccattttcagatctctaaagagatgttcaataggatttaggtctggactctggctgggccactcaaggacattcacagagttgttgtgaagccactccattgatattttggtggtgtgctttgggtcattgtcctgctggaagatgaaccgtcgcgccagtctgaggtcaagagcagcctgaagcaggttttcattcaggatgtctatgtcatctttccctctatcctgactagtcttccagttcctgctgctgaaaaacatccctacagcatgatgctgccaccaccatgcttcactgatgctattagcctggtggtgagcggtgcctggttttctccaaatgtgacgcctggcattcactccaaagagttgaattttagtctcatcagaccagagattatggtctgagagtccttcagatgccttttggcaaatccCAGGCGggtagtggcttccgtctggccactctaccacacAGGCATGATTGGTGGATTGATGCACAgatgtaaggttctcctctctccacagaagaatgctggagctcagaccgtcaggttattgatcacctccctgactaaagcccttcttccctgatcactcagctctaggaagagacctggtggttccaaacatcttccacttacggttgatggaggccactgtgctcattggaactttcagagcagcagaaatttttctgtaaccttcctcagccttaTGCCTCGAAACAATCCCGTCTCTGGGGTCcagagacaattcctttgtcttcatgcttggtttgtgatttgacatgtactgtcaaccctgggaccttatatagacaggtgtatgccttttcaaatcatgtccaatcaactgaatttaccacaggtgaacaccagttaagctgctgaaacatctcaagaatgatcagtggaaactgaatgtatctgagctcaatgtagagcttcacagcaaaggctgtgaatacttatgtacgtgtgatttttcaggttttttattaataaatttgcaacagtttcaaaaaaatattttttcacattgtcataatggggtattgtgtgtagaattttgaggaaataaattaatttaatccattttggaataagtctgtaacataaaaaaatgtggaaaaagtgaagcgctatgaatattttccgCATGCATTGTACATATTTACAGTGTTGGGGGtcacgcattacaagtaacacaagttacgtagtaatattacttttctaagtaacaagtaacgcattacttaaaaaaattaagtaataatatttgagttactttttttgttttatttatttatttttattggtgtttaacaagacCATACATTAGTatacaacataggaaaaattagtcttagttttcttattttcccactatcctctaaaaataaaataaataaaatttatgaattataaacaaatatatcctctgagaaaaaaaattataaattaaaaataaaataaaaataaattgattaaacaataataattgagcaagtttacaataaaagagtaaaaaaatttaatttagcattgagtcaatatttcctctttttaattatttactgtgAATTAGAACTGATATTAACCGAACAGGGTAAGCCTTTGATAGTCTAAAACAGGAttccaggtcttgtaaaaagatttgagagatcctgcaaATGAACATCTTAATTTCTCAAGATTTATGCAGCTAAAGATTACTCTGATCCACCTGTCATGTGATGGAGGAATCACCTGTTTCCATTTGATAAGAATGACTCGTCTAGCTAAAAGAGTAGAAAAAGAAATAACCTGGCGAGATGCAACAGTCGAGTCAACTCTCTCTGAAATAACAAAAAGGGCTGTCAAGGGGAGTTACTTTTTAAGAAATGTAATGTGtgtaatttttttgtgtaatCACGTTGagtcacactcaatgagagaatgcagtcCCCACGGAAACAGACAGAAACCaaaatggcagagccttacatttctgtgctGGAAGTATCCTCATTATTCTGAACACATGGAAGACAAGGAGATTATattctcaatggacagtgattttactaaactaataagaaaaaaaaatacaaaagtagcaaacaaatTGCTtacaactttcattaatctgtatatacggcatgtgtagcgtcaggaagttctcagcAGGCAACAttattataatcttttttttttacttatttttttaaaggtacagttaaaatcggaattattaaaccccctttgattttttttctcttttaaatatttcccaaatgatgtttaacagagcaaggaaatgttcacagtatgtctgatgatattttttcttctggagaaagtcttatttgcagtttttaattttctaaaccctttaagctataatatttttcaatagtctacagaacaaaccatcgttatacaataacttgcctaattaccctaacctgcctagttaatgaacctagttaagcctttaaatgtcactttaagctgtatagaagtgtcttgaaaaatatctagttaaatattatttactgtcatcatggcaaaaataaaataaatcagttattagaaatgagttattaaaactattatgttctgaaatgtgttgaagaaatcttctctccgttaaacaaaataggggaaaaaaataaacaggggggggggtctaataattcaggggggctaataattctgactttaactgtaaatgaaggttatacagtgtgttgttaaatgcgaagctcctctatttaaaaaaaaaagtctcaggCAGGTATAAAAAAGTAACTCAGAAGTaccgtaatgcattactttccataaaaagtaacgaaataactagttactttttttgagtaactcaatattgtaatgcattactttaaagttaccttccccaacactgcatatttacataaatatacatttgtatcattcattcattttcttttcggcttagtccctttattcctccgggtgctccggtttcacccacagtccgaagacatgtggttcaggtgaattaggtaagctaaattgtctgtagtgtgtgagtgagtgtgtgtgtggccgattcccagagatgggttgcggctggaagggcatccgcagcgtaaaacatatgctggataagttggtggttcattccactgtggtgacccctaattaataaagggactaagctgaaaagaaaatgaatgaatgaatattatacaatacaaatatGTGTATATGGCCTTGTTTTTATGcctaaataattttgttttatttgctacaAAAAAATACCATCCTCCTTTTTCTTAAGTTGGAAGGAAAGAAATGTTTTCAAATCCAAAGGGTTTTTAATGATTCACCTTGATCTTTCCTCAGGCGTTTCATTTTTCATGAGGCCAGTGTTGATGCTCAATTAGACCTCAGTACTGTTGGACTCGAGCGCCACCTAGTGCTTAAAGACTAAAATTATTAGAATCTACCTCTGAAAATATGCCTTGGTGCAGCGTAATGATTCAGAAAAGATTCAAAAGTCAGTCAATGTTCTGGTAAAATgacatttacatataaaaataactgcagtgtGGAATTTTATATAATGTCTAGAAGTGTGCACACATGAGGACAATTTAATAATCAAAGCAGTTTTTTCTATTTGTAAAACttgtaatgcaataaaataagacaaattataaaagaaaaaaacactgacAACTTCTCAGATGTTAATCGTCAAATATATTCACATACAAAATATTTACAACTATCACAGCGGTTAAAAACCACATTAAAATGCATAGTAATTACAGTCTATTGTACTATCAAATACTAGCACCAAAAGGCTTATTGGCAAACAATTTGATATTAaggttaataaattaaattacaagaAGAGGGTTAAAAACTAAATCCATTGTGAATTAAGGAAAGTTACCTCTTTGTATTCAGGAAAATTAGAGCTATTCTAAAATGACTGTGAATGTCTTTCAGCGGaaatgtaaacactttttttcacCGTACCGAAATCAAACATAAAATGCACATGATTCAATACAAATAACTGTCTGATGACAAATGTACATACAATCAGTTCTGTTCAAAGTatgaatattacaaaaaaaacaacaaaacaaacaaaaaaaaggaaatactgtaaaactcACAGGCAGCATTTAGGCCACACTCATGAGAAAAGTCAAACTTTATGTCTGAGTCTTTCCAACTCCAGAACTGGCTAATGCCATTATCTTATCCTCAGATCCTGGAAAATAAAGACATATTTGATTATTACAGACATCATATTTAGTAAACCTACCATGTTTTCCAGAAAATAAGTCAAAAATTTGTAGCATAGATAGACCGGTAGAccaaacattaaaaacatatatttttagctCTTCTTGCTAATATgctaaagctattttttttttcaaaagtataaaacaaaaatgactgtggCAATCACTAAAGACAACATTTCTCATAAACGGCAAgcctatattgtaaataatatttagttcCTCGCTCAGACCAATCATATTTCTTCATAAGGTCTCGATGTATCCTCATGAGCCATATAATTTTTGACTGTCAAAGAACTGGTAGTCACTGTCTTGCATTCTGTGAATCACCAAAGACTacaattcagctaaaaatcttctttattgaagggataattcaccccaaaataataACCCACTCCCAATTTTCTCACTCTTAAAAGTatacaaacttttatgagtttctttcctcagttgaacacaaatggagatattttgaagaatgttgaaaacccgtagctattgacttccataataggagcaataaatactattaaagtcaatggctAGCGGTTTccaatattgttaaaaatatctaCTCTTGTGCTAACCGAAAACATAAACATTCTAATGGAGAATGAGTTAACACttattaatgttcattttagGCGGAATTTTATCGCTTTAATAttctattgaagaaaaaaaagtgacattGAATGACCTGAGGTGAATAAATGAACTGCGTTATATAACTTACATTATAAAAATTTACTCAATTTCTCATCCacaaaaatacaaacttttatgagtttctttcctcagttgaacacaaatggagatattttgaagaatgttgaaaacccgtagctattgacttccataataggagcaataaatactattaaagtcAAAGGCTAGCGGTTTccaatattgttaaaaatatctaCTCTTGTGCAAACCGAAAACATAAACATTCTAATGGAGGATGAGTTAACACTTATTAATGTTCTTTTTAGGTGGAATTTTATCGCTTTAATGttctattgaagaaaaaaaagtgacatCGAATGACCTGAGGTGAATAAATGAACTGCGTTATATAACTTGCTTTATAAAAATTGACTTCATTTTCTCATCCACAAAGatacaaacttttatgagtttctttcctcagttgaagacaaatggagatattttgaagaatgttgaaaacccgTAGCttctgacttccataataggaacaaaaaatacaatggcTAGCGGTTTccaatattgttaaaaatatctaCTCTTTTGCAAACCGAAAACATAAACATTCTAATGGAGAATGAGTTAACACttattaatgttcattttagGCGGAATTTTATCGCTTTAATAttctattgaagaaaaaaaagtgacattGAATGACCTGAGGTGAATAAGTGAACTGCGTTATGTAACTTACATTATAAAAATTGACTTAATTTTCTCATCCACAAAGatacaaacttttatgagtttctttcctcagttgaacacaaatggagatattttgaagaatgttgaaaacccgtagctattgacttccatagtaggaacaaaaaatactattaaagaCAATGGCTAGCGGTTTCCAATATTgttaaaaacatcttttgtgttaaacattaaaaatatttaaacagatttaaaacaaatggaggatgagttaacactttatttaaatttttggatgaactaatcactttaatgttctacagaagaaaaaaaagtcacatcgGATGACCTGAGGTGAGTAAATGAACTGCATTATATAACTTGCTTTGGATTTCAGATCCAAAAACTTGAGTTATATTCCAGAAAACATGGTAAGTTGCCTCAATAGTACAAGTGATTGATTGTCATCATACCCAGACTCGCAGTGACCTTCTCAAAATGGCTCAAAGTGGCACTAGCGTTGGCAGCGAGGAACGCTTCATCCTCtgttgtcagctgcacattcaaaCAAGCATAGATACTATTTCACACGTGGCTCTTGAAACATACGCAGTATCAGTATTGGTGTGAGTAATAACCCTCTCACCTTCTCGCCAAGTTTTCTCAGAGCTGTGAGGATCTCCACTTTCTGCTGAGTGAACACATCTCGAGAGAGCTTTCCAACCATCACATCGCGGTCCATCTGAATTCATCAAGCAGCAAGTGAGCATATGCATGCAGGGGGTCGTATATTTGAAAAGGTCAGTATTAAACAATGTTGGTCACCTCAGCCAGTCTCGTCCTCAGTTGCCCTGGCTGCTTTTTAGCAAACAGCCGAATAACTTCAGGAGTCTTGAACGCCTGACTGATGGCAGCTTGGATCGCCTGAGAAAAATTAACTTAGACATTAAACAATCACAGGGTGTTCTGTTTGAaatagatatatacagttgaagtcagaattattaatccccctttgaatttatttttcttttttaaatattttccaaatgatgtttaacagagcaaggaaattttcatagtatgtctgataatattttttcttctggagaaagtcttatttgttttatttcggctaaaataaaagtagtttttatttttttaaaaaccattttaaggacaaaattattagcccctttaagctatacatttttagctatatagtctacagaacaaaccatcgttgtacaataacttgcctaattaccctaacctgcctagttaactttattaacctagtttagccgttaaatgtcactttaagctgtgtagaagtgtcttgaaaaatatcaggtaaaatattatttactgtcatcatagcaaagataaaataaatcagttattagagatcagttattaaaactattatgtttagaaatgtgtagaaaaaaatctgctctccgttaaacagaaattgtggaaaaattaacaggggggctaataaatcaaggggacgaataattctgactttacctgtatatatatatagtcactaGGTTTTACCCATTTATCAGCAAgacattattaagcatgtaaaTACAGTTTAGTATGATCACTTTTTCTGTCATACTTTTGAATAATGCACAGAACAAGTATGTTAAACTAGAGCTGGGCccataaacgatattatatcgaatcgcgataaaatttatgtcaataacaatgataagctctgcacttttttactctataatgatctaagagccaatcactcagcagaaatgtgcaacaatggggaTCGAAatgtgtgttgatattagagatgtactgaattttttGGCCACTAAAAATTTATCggctgaaaatatgttatgccatttaatagacCGTCATTTTTGTGGCTTCGGTCACTATTAATTATTCGGTCATTAACAATTTATATcgtaatatatattgttatcatgCAATATGGAGAATAATTATCGAGatagcatttttgccatatcgcccagctcgACATTAAACTAATATACATTACACTGAATGATCATGAATCCTTATTTCagacatattttgacatttttatatgaAGAAGCTTTATCTGAAACATTAGACTAGACATTTTCtatgtatattaaattaattgtaCATTTAACAATGTGGTTGGCCTTATCTTTGACCCAAACACTTCgatttatattgtataataataatttatgattCTATAACATGtcaattcaaaatattttaaacag comes from Danio aesculapii chromosome 23, fDanAes4.1, whole genome shotgun sequence and encodes:
- the lzic gene encoding protein LZIC; this encodes MASRGKSETSKLRQNMEEQLDRLMQQLQDLEECREDLEEEEYEETKKETLEQLSEFNESLKKLMSGNMTLVDELGGMQLAIQAAISQAFKTPEVIRLFAKKQPGQLRTRLAEMDRDVMVGKLSRDVFTQQKVEILTALRKLGEKLTTEDEAFLAANASATLSHFEKVTASLGSEDKIMALASSGVGKTQT